From the Cololabis saira isolate AMF1-May2022 chromosome 13, fColSai1.1, whole genome shotgun sequence genome, the window agaggaattatttaggacagcatagaGCATCACTGGGATAtgaaagtcaacctgcagcagaagttgactgagatatccaaacaaggttttagagggacagagcagatgttgtgtctacatCGGTGGTGGTAAATCTCTttaaaactctggttctttggtccctctcctcttcttcctcactactgatctgttccagtccttgttctggagctagtgatggttgATCAGTGGTCCAGCACTGAGAGACGGATGAAAATGCAGGATGATAAGAATTAATTTAACTTTATTCCAGGTAGGATCAGAACTGTATCTCCCATTGTCTGAGCTCACGTTATAGCACATTACGTAGAGTGACACTTGCCAGGGAACCATAATAACAGCAGAAGGGGTCCTTTCCTTTCCTCCGGAATCCAATTAAGTTCAAATACTGGAAAACTGAAGACAGACTTTTTCTGGACAGAAGGACttcaatggaaaaaaaacctgcaaAGTTTAAAGCAGAATTGAGCAGCACTTCCTGTCATGTTTAAGAGGAACAACCACTGAAAGTTCCTCCAGGACTTTTCAAAACCTCTTCAATGTGCCTTATATTtgaaaaaacatgaagaaaaagaagaaacaaaaccttCCAAATATGACCTGAGTAGCTCAGCTggtagagcatcagacttttaatccgagggtccagggttcaagtccctgttcaggTGGATTAACTGCTGACAGTTATTTCTGACTGTTAATTAATAACATGATCTTCCTCCTCCTATCTGTCCatgttcctcctcctcttcctcaggtgCAGCTCTGACTCATTCCAGGATCAGTTCAGTTGTGTCTCAGTGGGTTTTGTTCAGACTGCAGAATCTCCATCTTCAACTCTTTGGACTGTTTGAACAAACTGTAAGTTTGAACTTTGTCTTCAGgaactttcctctttttttctgataTTTTTAATGGATTTATTTTTGATCTGTTGTAGCCGTTTTGCATGAATgtgatttatgtttaataagATTAATACGTTTTGTAAGACTTTGGTTTCATACTTGTTCTAACCAGTGACTAGTCACAAAGCAGAATATTGCATTTCTATTGGCTGCtgtatgtagaataaatatacgGTAACTCAGTGAAAGTTTACACGTCACTGGACCTTTGAGCTACACAGTCTTTTGACCAgcatactttattttatttataaaagttAAGGATTTGGTTCTGTATTTTGTatgatttttcagtttttgaagTAAACATAGAAAAGTAGAACTTTGCGTTAAGACCTTTCCTTTCCGTCATCGGTTTGCTGCGTGTAAAAACCTTTCTGGTCCAGAGCTGGtgaggcagctgctgctgcacagatcAGACACAGTGATGATCAATGATCattagttttcttcatcaatcaaactgtgaggtgtttttatttcctggaatgAAGCTTTCGTCTCCAGCATTAAAGTCAGTTTGGTTCCTGGAAGAAGTTGTTCTTTGGTGCTTGTGTAACTACTGAAGACGGCGTATTTTCATCCAGAAGTCTTTCTGACTGAACTTCCAATAGCATCAATGTTGACACAGAAGCTCCCAGAGGTTCATGCAGACGGGTCAGAAACAACAGGCCGATTAACTGAAACATTTTTACTGAGACGTAAAAGAAGTTTCTCCTCCAGGTCATAAGAACTTCTTAATCAAGACACAcccagcactctggactctgaactcTGTCAATCATCACACCTCATATCACATTTATTACTCGTTTGTACTGGATACGGCATGTTTATATCTCCTTATCTTTGCACATTGAACCCTTGTCTCTGCAGATCAACCTCTGAGCTTCCTCACATTTAAGTAACAAGATTTTCAAGTTTCTGTAATAAAAACTCTGTTCACAGAATCACATCATTGTTGTTTCACACTTGTTCCAGCTAGTTAGAGCATGCTAGTCCTGCTGGACTGGATTGGTGGAGGACAGGCTGATTATTTTGAGAACCTTTCCAACATTTGAAAGATATTAACATAACAATATTGCCAAGTGACCTCAACTGCTCAgtagaaacaaaataataaaactctAGAGGAAGCAACCAGAGCAGGATCAGCTGGTCTGTGAGCAGcaccagtgatgtgtgtttcctctgcaggtgaaggtgtgtgtgtgagctgatgtggacgtgaattcagcagaatggaccagtgtgaagacggagaggacggagtccctccctctaaaacctctctgtgtggggGACATGAGAGTCGGAGCGACCGGTCAATCGGCAGGTCAATTGAATTTAAAGGAGACCAAAGTTCTGCTGTAAAGAGGTGAGTGTATCCAAATGCTGccaatgatttatgtttaataCTTTTAAATAGACTAAATATTTGTATCTGTATAACTTCTTTTTCAAATAATAGAATATGTACATTTAACTTTTATCTTCTATCAGGATCCATCAGAAAGGAGACTCTCTTGAACCTgaacccagctgtttgtccttgaagagcgaccgGTCAAAGGGCTTTTTATTTGACTTTAAGAACTGGTTCATgaactttaaaggagaccaatGTTCtccttcagagaggtgagatgtatttaaacacattaaatgtatttaaatcagtcctcatgttagtaaatgtccacatgtttcttcctgagtagatggtgtagtcctggacccctgtggtcctccatcacctgatggtgatctgagcttcctcctcatagatcttcatctcctgtcaggagctttttcctctggtcgacacatctggaggtctcaccttccagaggactgatcctggtgatggtccagagttcctcttactgatgatggtccagagttcctcttactgatcctgatgatggtccagagttcctcttactgatcctgatgatggtccagagtttctcttactgatcctgatgatgatccagagttcctcttactgatcctgatgatggtccagagttcctcttactgatgatggtccagagttcctcttactgatcctgatgatggtccagagttcctcttactgatcctgatgatggtccagagttcctcttactggtcctgatgatggtccagagttcctcttactgatgatggtccagagttcctctaactgatcctgatgatgttccagagttcctcttactgatgatggtccagagttcctcttactgatcctgatgatggtccagagttcctcttactgatcctgatgatggtccagagttcctcttactggtcctgatgatggtccagagttcctcttactggtgatgatccagagttcctcttactgatcctgatgatggtccagagttcctcttactgatgatggtccagagttcctctaactgatcctgatgatgttccagagttcctcttactgatgatggtccagagttcctcttactgatcctgatgatggtccagagttcctcttactgatcctgatgatggtccagagttcctcttactgatcctgatgatggtccagagttcctctaactgatcctgatgatgttccagagttcctcttactgatgatggtccagagttcctcttactgatcctgatgatggtccagagttcctcttactgatcctgatgatggtccagagttcctcttactgatcctgatgatggtccagagttcctcttactgatcctgatgatgatccagagttcctcttactgatcctgatgatggtccagagttcctcttactggtcctgatgatggtccagagttcctcttactggtcctgatgatggtccagagttcctcttactgatgatgatccagagttcctcttactgatcctgatgatggtccagagttccttaGCTGCTTCATGTCTCCATCAGTTGTCCGTCTTCTTGATCTCTAACGTTTCTTGGAGCAGAACTGGATCTTGTGAACGTGTGAATGAGCAGAGCTCTCACTGAGGTCACATGTTCTCggtggatcagcaggactagtcaaccttcaccaccaccagtcctctgatggactgtcctcatcccaacaggacttcatggaccttcagctgctgtttgtctctgtgaggacagacatgatgtgagctaattcttccttgttcctccacagagtggaccagcagatctcagagtcccccagcggtccgtctgtccagcagcatcagacccagctggactCCGTGTTTCAGGTCTGTCCATGAACAACAACTGTCTCCATCTGTCCTGATGTCCAtctgcatgctggtctctggagaccagtggactgtcagtctgtccatcatggacctgatgtttgtctccatgctggtctctggagaccagtggactgtcagtctgtccatcatggacctgatgtttgtctccatgctggtctctggagaccagtggactgtcagtctgtccatcatggacctgatgtttgtctccatggtggtctctggagaccagtggactgtcagtctgtccatcatggacctgatgtttgtctccatgctggtctctggagaccagtggactgtcagtctgtccatcatggacctgatgtttgtctccatggtggtctctggagaccagtggactgtcagtctgtccatcatggacctgatgtttgtctccatgctggtctctggagaccagtggactgtcagtctgtccatcatggacctgatgtttgtctccatgctggtctctggagaccagtggactgtcagtctgtccatcatggacctgatgtttgtctccgtgGTTTCAGTCTGGTTGTGTCCTTTatgtggtcttctgttccagctgctggaggacgacatcatcatgtttgtgaaggacgagctgaagaagatccagaggggtctgagtccagattacccagaatccttAGAGCATGTGTTGCAGGGTGAGGGtgaagagcagaggagcagagaggcgtttgtgaagatcacagtgaacttcctgaggagaatgaagcaggaggagctggctgagcgtctgcagagcagtaagaggatttctctgaacattaaagctgctggataaattacacacaacattcacagatcagtCATAACATTAAACCCATGTTGTTCCCACAATGTTCTGCTGGAATCAGATCTGCATTCTTGATCCACATGAAGGTTGTTTTGACCGTTGACACCCAGCTAAACATTTCTGCAGACCAGTCACCCCCACATGGTCCCAGCACCCCCAGTAGCACCTCCATGTACAGGACAGCAGTAGACCTCAATAAATATGTTTAACCAACCAACACCACAAGATAACTGGAAGATTGTAGTCCTGGTTTTCCTCTTCCAGGAATCCTGCTGAATTCAAGATTGTCTTGATGGTTCTACAGATTATTGGATCAGATCTCTTCTGGTGTTTTCCAATCCTAAACCTGGAAAACTTCACAGACACCACAACAATAACAAGAACACAACAACCCACAAACCCACAACCCACCAGGGCTGTACTGCTAACATCCTGGTACTAGAAACTCCAGGACTccagatgttcttgtcacttccacgtcctgaatgttcagaggtgttttggtgGTAAAAGTGATTCTACTCAGTATTGGACAGCTCATCGTAACGTTAGAGTTGATCAGTGTCGGTTCACATCCTGATTCTTTAGGAGAATGAAGTTGAACTTTCATTAattggtttgttttttccacttttattaaGGTACTTTTGCTGAAGTTTGTGAAAAGCGGCTGAAGTCTAAGCTGAAGGAGAAGTACCAGTGTGTTTCTGAGGGGATTGctaaagcaggaaacccaacccttctggagcagatctacacggagctctacatcacagagggagggaccggagaggtcaacaaagaacatgaagtcagacagattgaagcagcttccaggaaaccacacagagcagaaacagccatcagacaggtagacatctttaaactcccatctggaagagatgaaccaatcagaacagtgatgacgaagggagtggccggcatcgggaaaacagtcctaacacagaagttcagtctggactgggctgaaggcagaaccaatcaggacatccagttcctgcttccattcaccttcagacagctgaatgtgctgagagaggagaagttcagcttgctggaactagttcatcacttcttctctgaaaccaaaggaatctgcagctttgtagacttccaggtcgtgttcatctttgacggtctggatgagagtcgacttcctctggacttccacaacaataaggacctgactgatgttacagagtccacctcagtggacgtgctgctgacaaacctcatcagggggaacctgcttccttctgctcgtctctggatcaccacacgacccgcagcagccgatcagatccctcctgagtgtgtctccatggtgacggaggtcagagggttcactgacccacagaaggaggaatacttcaggaagaggttcagagaagaggagcagaccaggatcatctcccacatcaagacatcacggagcctccacatcatgtgccacatcccagtcttctgctggatcactgctacggtcctggagaacgtcctggagaacgtcctggagaacgtcctggagaacgtcctggaaaccagagagggaggggagctgcccaagaccctgactgagatgtacatccacttcctggtggtccaggccaaactgaagaaggtcaagtatgacggaggagctgggacggatccacactggagtccagagagcaggaagatggtggagtctctgggaaaactggcttttgagcagctgcagaaaggaaacctgatcttctatgaatcaGACCTGACAGAGTGTGGCATCAATATTggagaggcttcagtgtactcaggagtgttcacccagatctttagagaggagagcggcctgtaccaggaccaggtcttctgcttcatccatctgagtgtccaggagtttctggctgctcttcatgtccatcagaccttcatcaagtctggagtcaacctgctggaggaagagaagaacacAGAGACTGACCTCTATCAGAcagctgtggacaaggccttacagagtcccaacggacacctggacttgttcctgcgcttcctcctgggtctcaaactggagaccaatcagaacctcctacgaggtctgatggaaccaaaacaaagaacTTCCCTGACCTTTCAGaacctcctacgaggtctgatgacatcaaaccaaaggagttcacagaacaatcaggaaacagttaaatacatcaaggagaagatcagtgaggatctgtctgcagagagaagcatcaacctgctccactgtctgaatgaactgaacgatggttctctggtggaggaggtccaacagtccctgaggtctggacgtctctccacagataaaccgtctcctgctcagtggtcggctctggccttcatcttactgtcatcagaagatctggaggtgtttgacctgaagaagttctcagcttcagaggaggctctacggaggctgctgccggtggtcaaagcctccaagaaagctaagtaaggacgaacacggacacatctgttttagttacaatcacatgttcttggaggaaaccagttaaattcactgttcaaCTAAGTTCAGGTTCATGTGGGACCAGTTCTCCTCAATGATTCATCTCAGGAAACTTTACATGCAGAGAAGAGAAATTTAGCGATAACTACGATCAatatttattgattattatttgaaATAATCAGCATTagttaatattatat encodes:
- the LOC133458725 gene encoding NLR family CARD domain-containing protein 3-like, giving the protein MDQCEDGEDGVPPSKTSLCGGHESRSDRSIGRSIEFKGDQSSAVKRIHQKGDSLEPEPSCLSLKSDRSKGFLFDFKNWFMNFKGDQCSPSERVDQQISESPSGPSVQQHQTQLDSVFQLLEDDIIMFVKDELKKIQRGLSPDYPESLEHVLQGEGEEQRSREAFVKITVNFLRRMKQEELAERLQSSTFAEVCEKRLKSKLKEKYQCVSEGIAKAGNPTLLEQIYTELYITEGGTGEVNKEHEVRQIEAASRKPHRAETAIRQVDIFKLPSGRDEPIRTVMTKGVAGIGKTVLTQKFSLDWAEGRTNQDIQFLLPFTFRQLNVLREEKFSLLELVHHFFSETKGICSFVDFQVVFIFDGLDESRLPLDFHNNKDLTDVTESTSVDVLLTNLIRGNLLPSARLWITTRPAAADQIPPECVSMVTEVRGFTDPQKEEYFRKRFREEEQTRIISHIKTSRSLHIMCHIPVFCWITATVLENVLENVLENVLENVLETREGGELPKTLTEMYIHFLVVQAKLKKVKYDGGAGTDPHWSPESRKMVESLGKLAFEQLQKGNLIFYESDLTECGINIGEASVYSGVFTQIFREESGLYQDQVFCFIHLSVQEFLAALHVHQTFIKSGVNLLEEEKNTETDLYQTAVDKALQSPNGHLDLFLRFLLGLKLETNQNLLRGLMEPKQRTSLTFQNLLRGLMTSNQRSSQNNQETVKYIKEKISEDLSAERSINLLHCLNELNDGSLVEEVQQSLRSGRLSTDKPSPAQWSALAFILLSSEDLEVFDLKKFSASEEALRRLLPVVKASKKAKLSDCNLSGNICPLLSSVLSSQSSSLTELDLSNNDLQGSGLEQLCPGLESPHCHLESLRLSGCNLSGNICPLLSSVLSSQSSSLTELDLSNNDLQDSGLEQLCPGLESPHCHLESLRLSGCLISEEGSSSLVSALTSNPSHLRELDLSYNHPGKSAGKLLSRLKDPRWRLDTLRVKPAGQRWLTPGLRKYSCQLTVDTNTVYNNIKLSDNNRKMMLVREDQSYPRHPDRFDRWPQLLCREVLTGRCYWEFQSRGGVYVSVSYRRISRKGDSDDCVFGWNDHSWSLSYSGDGRYRLLHNNRGTPSSSSPSDSDRLAVYVDVPAGTLSFYSVSSDGLIHIHTFNTTFTEPLYPGFRFWDGCSVSLC